The following are encoded in a window of Bacillota bacterium genomic DNA:
- a CDS encoding LysM peptidoglycan-binding domain-containing protein: protein MMRYTFPKEGRLAVHHHKIKPGDTLFKICKGFSIKMDDVLKVNAHIRRRPHRLKVGEIIVLPVRDAQDCLVIAPRIEQFLPAGATVVETQEIRLSGRRVSERVIIFRTDPRTSGVVVIDFTCVGGWRVVWRREGVNLPLRVSATGRITSDDRVQVVIGSDNGTGQPNWFFVLGWEDERPTVLLDWEQAPANAGFRVESGAVEVTGPAGLIRRYNWDGRQIVRA from the coding sequence ATGATGCGCTATACCTTTCCGAAAGAAGGGCGATTGGCCGTGCATCATCACAAGATAAAACCGGGTGACACCCTGTTCAAGATCTGCAAGGGGTTCTCCATCAAGATGGACGATGTGTTGAAAGTCAACGCGCACATCAGGCGCCGGCCCCACCGCCTAAAGGTGGGCGAAATCATTGTGCTCCCGGTGCGGGACGCCCAGGACTGCCTGGTGATCGCACCTAGAATCGAACAGTTCCTTCCGGCCGGAGCCACGGTGGTCGAGACTCAGGAAATCAGATTAAGCGGCCGGAGGGTGTCCGAGCGGGTGATCATTTTCCGGACCGATCCCCGGACGAGCGGGGTGGTGGTGATCGACTTCACCTGCGTCGGCGGCTGGCGGGTGGTATGGCGCCGCGAAGGAGTCAATCTGCCGTTGCGGGTGTCGGCCACGGGCCGGATTACGAGCGATGACCGGGTGCAGGTGGTAATCGGGTCGGACAACGGGACCGGTCAACCGAACTGGTTCTTCGTTCTGGGTTGGGAGGACGAACGCCCAACGGTGCTGCTGGACTGGGAACAGGCGCCCGCCAACGCCGGGTTCCGGGTGGAGAGCGGTGCCGTGGAAGTGACGGGGCCCGCCGGGCTGATCCGAAGGTACAACTGGGACGGCCGGCAGATCGTCCGGGCGTAA
- a CDS encoding superoxide dismutase, with amino-acid sequence MHSLPSLPYAYDALEPHLDEQTVRLHHDAHHKAYVDGLNNAEAKLAQTRDRGDYALVKHWERELAFHGAGHQLHTLFWENMRPDGGGPPDGAVAARIEADFGSFAIFKKYFSTAATVVEGSGWALLCWNREFGRLEVLTVEKHQNLALWDSVPLLACDVWEHAYYLKYQNKRAAWVEAWWNLVNWDDVNRRLQAARG; translated from the coding sequence ATGCACAGTCTTCCTTCTCTGCCATACGCCTACGACGCCCTGGAACCCCACCTGGACGAGCAGACCGTACGGCTGCACCACGATGCCCACCACAAGGCCTACGTGGACGGCTTGAACAACGCCGAGGCCAAGCTGGCCCAAACCCGCGACCGGGGCGACTACGCGCTGGTGAAGCACTGGGAGCGGGAGCTGGCCTTCCACGGCGCCGGTCACCAACTGCACACCCTGTTCTGGGAAAACATGCGCCCGGACGGAGGCGGGCCTCCCGACGGCGCCGTTGCGGCCCGGATTGAGGCGGACTTCGGGAGCTTTGCGATCTTCAAAAAGTACTTCTCGACCGCCGCCACGGTGGTCGAGGGGTCCGGATGGGCGCTGCTTTGCTGGAACCGGGAGTTCGGACGCCTGGAGGTGCTTACCGTGGAAAAGCACCAGAATCTGGCGCTTTGGGACAGTGTACCGCTTTTGGCCTGTGACGTCTGGGAGCACGCCTATTACCTGAAATACCAAAACAAACGCGCTGCCTGGGTTGAAGCCTGGTGGAACCTGGTGAACTGGGACGACGTAAACCGCCGGTTGCAGGCCGCCAGGGGCTAA
- a CDS encoding NifU family protein, which translates to MREKVEEVLNRVRPFLQRDGGDVELVEVKDGVVHVRLTGACRGUPMSTITLRQGIERSLKEAVPEVKRVVQVF; encoded by the coding sequence GTGAGGGAAAAGGTCGAGGAAGTGCTGAACAGGGTTCGTCCCTTTTTGCAGCGGGACGGAGGAGACGTGGAACTGGTCGAGGTCAAGGACGGTGTCGTCCACGTGCGGCTTACCGGGGCCTGCCGCGGCTGACCCATGTCCACCATCACCCTCAGGCAGGGGATTGAGCGGTCGCTCAAGGAAGCGGTTCCCGAGGTCAAACGGGTGGTCCAGGTCTTCTAA